One part of the Accipiter gentilis chromosome 36, bAccGen1.1, whole genome shotgun sequence genome encodes these proteins:
- the LOC126035025 gene encoding butyrophilin subfamily 1 member A1-like, producing the protein MLVSSRSRLPHVTSVLASIVIFFFRFHVRQLGCTQFRVLGPDHPIVAIMGEDVVLPCHLSPRLNAENMEVRWFRTQFFVYVHLYDSGQDHYSSQMPEYQGRTEFLKEGISVGNASLRILRTRLSDEGQYHCLIKDGDFYEEATLELNIAVSGSSPLLSVEDYQDRGIRVGCRASGWYPKPEMLWRDFQGRQLPSFTESSSQDPDGFFEVEKSIVIQRNAKQNVSCSVRNTRLPQQKDLTVSISDPIFPKDSPWMAALFATLAVCLPSLVVVILFVLRLRAQHAVELEKRIAEIRHRDMEIQNHAAELRRRNAIVPVEEAYITLDEDTAHPQLILSAGGKSVRCGNTCQAVPDNPERYDTFPCVLGRERFVSGRHFWEVDVEMEKGGAWAMGVAKESTKRKGPINPVPQEGILALSHCGGNYWALTSPDHTALTLTQTPQRIRVYLDFQGQEVAFFNADSNDLLYTFQLALLNGDRIRPWFGVELMVQLHLKAPPSPPRVPSTEEPLLPSSFPLQILPARARQTE; encoded by the exons ATGTTGGTTTCCTCACGCTCCCGCCTCCCTCATGTCACTTCTGTCCTGGCTTCCATCGTGATTTTCTTCTTTCGCTTTCACGTCCGTCAGCTGGGCTGCA CCCAGTTCAGAGTCCTGGGTCCCGACCACCCCATCGTTGCCATCATGGGAGAAGACGTCGTGCTGCCCTGCCACCTCTCCCCCAGGCTGAACGCCGAGAACATGGAGGTGAGGTGGTTTCGGACCCAGTTCTTCGTCTACGTCCACCTCTACGACAGTGGGCAGGACCACTACTCCTCCCAGATGCCCGAATACCAGGGGAGGACAGAGTTTTTAAAAGAGGGCATCTCTGTTGGGAACGCTTCCTTGAGGATCCTCAGGACCAGGCTGAGCGATGAGGGACAGTACCATTGTCTCATCAAAGATGGGGATTTTTATGAAGAAGCCACGCTGGAGCTGAACATAGCTG tTTCAGGTTCCAGCCCGCTCCTCTCCGTGGAGGATTACCAAGACAGGGGAATCCGAGTGGGATGTCGAGCATCTGGCTGGTACCCGAAGCCTGAGATGCTGTGGAGAGATTTCCAGGGCCGGCAGCTCCCCTCCTTCACCGAATCCAGTTCACAAGACCCGGACGGCTTCTTTGAAGTGGAGAAGTCCATCGTCATCCAAAGAAACGCAAAACAAAACGTGTCCTGTTCCGTCAGGAACACACGGCTTCCCCAGCAGAAGGACTTGACCGTTTCTATATCAG ACCCCATTTTCCCAAAGGACTCTCCCTGGATGGCAGCTTTGTTCGCGACCCTGGCTGTCTGCTTACCTTCCCTGGTCGTCGTCATTCTTTTTGTCTTACGGCTACGAG CCCAACACGCCGTAGAACTCG agaaaCGCATTGCCGAAATCC ggCATCGTGACATGGAAATAC agaatcATGCTGCAGAACTGC GGCGGAGAAACGCCATCGTCCCCGTGGAAGAAG CGTACATCACGCTGGATGAGGACACGGCGCACCCCCAGCTCATCCTCTCGGCAGGCGGGAAGAGCGTACGGTGCGGAAACACGTGTCAAGCTGTGCCGGATAACCCTGAGAGATATGACACCTTCCCCTGCGTCCTGGGCCGGGAGAGATTTGTCTCAGGGAGACACTTCTGGGAGGTGGACGTGGAGATGGAGAAAGGAGGGGCCTGGGCAATGGGGGTGGCCAAAGAGTCCACAAAGAGGAAGGGGCCGATCAACCCAGTTCCTCAAGAGGGGATCTTGGCTCTTTCCCACTGTGGGGGCAATTACTGGGCTCTGACCTCCCCAGACCACACAGCTCTCACCCTCACCCAGACGCCTCAGAGGATCAGGGTTTACCTGGACTTCCAGGGACAGGAGGTAGCCTTCTTCAACGCTGACAGCAATGACTTGCTCTACACCTTCCAGCTGGCCCTGTTGAATGGGGACAGGATCCGTCCGTGGTTCGGGGTGGAGCTGATGGTCCAACTCCACCTGAAGGCACCTCCTTCACCTCCGCGTGTCCCCAGCACAGAGGAGCCTCTTCTCCCTTCAAGCTTCCCCCTGCAGATCCTCCCGGCCCGTGCCCGACAGACAGAGTGA
- the LOC126034932 gene encoding zinc finger protein 135-like, whose translation MGWTSEEEEEEEENPERTRAKAEGEDEEATQDEAGENRRPAGEGIGERQGGSGRRGKADGPRESEPQPKPRPTRKPHECEECGRVFNWRNHLVRHRRLHTGERPYKCSVCGKGFNDGSPLLIHEMLHRGEKPYKCLDCGKSFSQSSHLISHQAVHTDEKPYVCPDCGKSFARQQYLLMHRRVHTGERPYGCRDCGKSFRKSSDLVRHKTVHTGEKPFKCPICGKGFTQNFRCNAHKKVHGTEKGDRPAVLSHDARPSGRQTVASTAGDGSHQEKSSQPGKPNGSSSRTEKGVACRGPEEDKVLKEQPRAESWSGDQARGRSRWPGERQERPCPCEEISDDPKVTVCAGERVSEHRKTFDCRSSLSRHQWLDAQERPHQVLERRESFGHSSDLTSHWQVHQPESQPNRRPGAMTSPELFHRNPCKAERSHLCSECGKSFTRRFNLKLHKKLHTGERPHQCPECGLSFTNTSHLIVHQRIHTGERPYRCHVCGKGFTMSSKCLEHERTHTGEAPYRCSECGNCYRTKVSLASHAKMHVD comes from the exons ATGGGGTGGacgagcgaggaggaggaggaggaggaggagaacccCGAGCGGACCCGAGCGAAGGCGGAGGGCGAGGATGAGGAGGCGACGCAGGATGAAGCCGGCGAGAACCGGAGGCCGGCAGGAGAAGGAATCGGGGAGAGACAGGGAGGAAGCGGCCGCCGGGGAAAAGCGGACGGCCCGAGGGAAAGCGAGCCGCAGCCGAAGCCCCGGCCCACGAGGAAGCCCCACGAGTGTGAGGAGTGCGGCCGGGTTTTCAACTGGAGGAACCACCTTGTCCGTCACCGGCGCCTGCACACGGGCGAGAGGCCCTACAAGTGCTCCGTCTGCGGGAAGGGCTTCAACGACGGCTCCCCCCTCCTCATCCATGAGATGCTCCATCGGGGCGAGAAGCCCTACAAGTGCTTGGATTGTGGGAAGAGCTTCAGCCAGAGCTCCCACCTCATCTCCCACCAAGCGGTCCACACCGACGAGAAGCCCTATGTCTGCCCCGACTGCGGCAAGAGCTTTGCCCGGCAGCAGTACCTCCTCATGCACCGCCGGGTCCACACGGGCGAGAGACCCTACGGGTGTCGGGATTGCGGGAAGAGCTTCCGGAAGAGTTCCGACTTGGTCAGGCACAAGACGGTCCACACGGGCGAGAAGCCGTTCAAGTGTCCCATCTGCGGGAAGGGTTTCACCCAGAATTTCCGCTGTAACGCCCACAAGAAGGTCCACGGCACGGAGAAGGGTGACCGGCCGGCGGTTCTGTCCCACGATGCCCGGCCAAGCGGCCGTCAGACCGTGGCCTCCACAG CAGGTGACGGCAGCCACCAGGAGAAGAGTTCCCAGCCAGGAAAACCGAACGGATCCAGCTCGAGGACAGAGAAGGGTGTTGCGTGTCGGGGTCCCGAGGAGGACAAAGTCCTGAAGGAGCAGCCAAGAGCCGAGTCGTGGTCTGGAGACCAAGCTAGGGGCAGGAGCCGTTggcctggggagaggcaggagcGGCCGTGTCCCTGCGAGGAGATCTCGGATGACCCCAAGGTCACGGTCTGCGCTGGAGAGCGGGTGTCTGAGCACCGGAAAACCTTCGATTGTAGGAGCAGCCTGAGCCGACACCAGTGGCTTGATGCCCAGGAGCGGCCCCACCAGGTCCTGGAACGCAGGGAGAGCTTCGGCCACAGCTCTGACCTCACGTCCCACTGGCAGGTCCACCAGCCGGAGAGCCAACCCAACCGACGTCCCGGTGCGATGACGAGCCCAGAGCTCTTCCATCGAAACCCGTGCAAGGCTGAGAGGTCCCACCTCTGCTCTGAGTGTGGGAAGAGCTTCACTCGGAGGTTCAACCTCAAGCTCCACAAGAAGCTCCACACCGGGGAGAGACCCCACCAGTGCCCCGAGTGTGGCTTGAGCTTCACCAACACCTCCCACCTCATCGTTCACCAGCGGATCCACACTGGGGAGAGACCCTACCGGTGCCACGTGTGCGGGAAGGGCTTCACCATGAGCTCCAAATGCCTCGAACACGAGCGGACCCACACAGGAGAAGCTCCCTACCGATGCTCCGAGTGCGGGAATTGCTACAGGACCAAGGTCTCCTTGGCGTCCCACGCCAAGATGCACGTGGATTAG
- the LSM2 gene encoding U6 snRNA-associated Sm-like protein LSm2, translating to MLFYSFFKSLVGKDVVVELKNDLSICGTLHSVDQYLNIKLTDISVTDPEKYPHMLSVKNCFIRGSVVRYVQLPADEVDTQLLQDAARKEALQQKQ from the exons ATG ctcttCTACTCCTTCTTCAAGTCCCTGGTGGGGAAGGACGTGGTGGTGGAGCTGAAGAACGACCTCAG CATCTGTGGGACCCTGCACTCGGTGGATCAG TACCTGAACATCAAACTGACGGACATCAGCGTCACCGACCCCGAGAAGTACCCCCACATG cTGTCGGTGAAGAACTGCTTCATCCGGGGCTCGGTGGTGCGCTACGTCCAGCTGCCGGCCGACGAGGTGGACACGCAGCTGCTGCAGGACGCGGCGCGCAAGGAGGCTCTGCAGCAGAAACAGTGA
- the VARS1 gene encoding valine--tRNA ligase, which yields MGPDAVGPAAVGQDAVGQAATPPAKSAAQLKKEAKRKEKLEKFQQKQEKSREQQAKAKAPKKERRDPGVLTYDLPTPPGEKKDVSVPLPESYSPQYVEAAWYSWWERQGFFKPEYGRSSVAEPNPRGVFMMCVPPPNVTGSLHLGHALTSAIQDSLARWHRMRGATTLWNPGCDHAGIATQVVVERRLWRQRGLTRHQLGREEFLREVWRWKDEKGDRIYQQLRRLGASMDWDRACFTMDPKMCRAVREAFVRLHESGLIYRSTRLVHWSCALNSAISDIEVDKKELAGRTLLRVPGYETPIEFGVLVAFAYPLEGDGEGEEQEVVVATTRLETMLGDVAVAVHPDDPRYQHLRGRRVRHPFTGRSLPVLHDTFVDPSFGTGAVKITPAHDATDFEVGQRHGLPRPSVIGEDGRLINVPPPFLGLPRFTGRAAVLEALKQRGLFRGVTENPMVVPICSRSKDVVEPLLKPQWYVRCQGLARGAAAAVRRGDLRLRPPSHARTWFQWMDNIRDWCISRQLWWGHRIPAYFVTVDDPNVPPGEDGDDRYWVSGRSEEEAREKAARNFGVDPDRVTLRQDEDVLDTWFSSGLFPFSIFGWPEPSQDLEVFYPGTLLETGHDILFFWVARMVMLGLALTGRLPFREVYLHAIVRDAHGRKMSKSLGNVIDPLDVITGISLQGLHEQLESSNLDPAELERAREGQKRDFPNGIPECGTDALRFALCAYTAQGRDINLDVGRVLGYRHFCNKVWNGARFVLRALGPDYRPPPRPAVPWPARAGGALGAEPAQPGSGGLRGGPGGLRLPRGHLGRPRLLAVRALRRLPGVREAGAGPSGVRPVGAHSRGGVRPPAPPNR from the exons ATGGGGCCGGATGCCGTGGGGccagctgctgtggggcaggatgCCGTGGGGCAGGCTGCCACCCCCCCAGCCAAAAGCGCGGCGCAGCTGaagaaagaggcaaaaagaaaggagaaactggAGAAATTCCAGCAGAAACAGGAGAAGAGCCGCGAGCAGCAG GCGAAGGCGAAGGCGCCGAAGAAGGAGCGCCGGGACCCCGGGGTGCTGACCTACGACCTGCCCACCCCCccgggggagaagaagg ACGTGTCGGTGCCGCTGCCGGAGTCGTACAGCCCGCAGTACGTGGAGGCCGCCTGGTACAGCTGGTGGGAGCGGCAGGGCTTCTTCAAACCCGAGTACGGG CGCTCCAGCGTGGCGGAGCCCAACCCCCGGGGGGTTTTCATGATGTGCGTCCCACCCCCCAACGTCACCGGCTCCCTCCACCTGGGCCACGCCCTCACCAGCGCCATCCAGGACAGCCTCGCCCGCTG GCACCGTATGCGGGGGGCGACGACGCTGTGGAACCCGGGCTGCGACCACGCCGGCATCGCCACGCAGGTGGTGGTGGAGCGGCGGCTCTGGCGGCAGCGGGGCCTCACGCGGCACCAGCTCGGCCGCGAGGAATTTCTGCGCGAGGTCTGGCGCTGGAAGGATGA GAAGGGCGACCGCATCTACCAGCAGCTGCGACGCCTGGGGGCCTCCATGGACTGGGACCGAGCCTGCTTCACCATGGACCCT AAAATGTGCCGGGCCGTGCGAGAGGCGTTTGTGCGGCTGCACGAGTCGGGGCTGATCTACCGCAGCACCCGCCTGGTGCACTGGTCCTGCGCCCTCAACTCCGCCATCTCCGACATCGAG gtggacAAGAAGGAGCTGGCGGGCCGGACGCTGCTGCGGGTGCCGGGGTACGAGACCCCCATCGAGTTCGGGGTGCTGGTGGCCTTCGCCTACccgctggagggggacg GTGAGGGGGAGGAGCAAGAGGTCGTCGTGGCGACGACGCGCCTGGAGACGATGCTGGGGGACGTGGCCGTGGCCGTGCACCCCGACGACCCCCGCTACCAG cacctGCGGGGTCGCCGTGTGCGACACCCCTTCACGGGGCGGAGCCTGCCCGTGCTGCACGACACCTTCGTGGACCCCAGCTTTGGCACCG GCGCGGTGAAGATCACGCCCGCCCACGACGCCACCGACTTCGAGGTGGGGCAGCGCCACGGGCTGCCCCGCCCCAGCGTCATCGGGGAGGACGGGCGGCTCATCAACgtgcccccccccttcctg gggctgcCACGGTTCACGGGGCGAGCGGCCGTGCTGGAGGCGCTGAAGCAGCGGGGGCTGTTCCGGGGGGTCACCGAGAACCCCATGGTGGTCCCCATCTGCAg CCGGTCGAAGGACGTGGTGGAGCCGCTGCTGAAGCCGCAGTGGTACGTGCGGTGCCAGGGGCtggcgcggggggcggccgccgccgtcaGGAGGGGGGACCTGCGCCTGcgccccccctcccacgcccgcACCTGGTTCCAGTGGATGGACAACATTCG ggacTGGTGCATCTcccggcagctctggtggggcCACCGCATCCCCGCGTACTTCGTCACCGTCGACGACCCCAACGTTCCCCCCGGAGAG GACGGGGACGACCGGTACTGGGTGAGCGGGCGCAGCGAGGAGGAGGCGCGGGAGAAAGCGGCCCGGAATTTCGGGGTGGACCCTGATCGAGTCACCCTGCGCCAAG ACGAGGATGTCCTGGACACTTGGTTCTCCTCCggcctcttccccttctccatcttCGGCTGGCCTGAGCCC agCCAGGACCTGGAGGTTTTCTACCCGGGGACGCTGCTGGAGACCGGCCACGACATCCTCTTCTTCTGGGTGGCCCGGATGGTGATGCTGGGGCTGGCGCTGACCGGGCGGCTGCCCTTCCGTGAG gTTTACCTCCATGCCATCGTCCGGGACGCCCACGGGCGGAAGATGAGCAAATCCCTGGGGAACGTCATCGACCCCCTGGACGTCATCACCGGCATCTCCCTGCAG ggtCTGCACgagcagctggagagcagcaacCTGGACCCGGCCGAGCTGGAGCGGGCACGGGAGGGGCag AAACGAGACTTCCCCAACGGGATCCCGGAGTGCGGGACAGACGCCCTGCGCTTCGCCCTCTGCGCCTACACTGCCCAGG gccgcgACATCAACCTGGACGTGGGGCGCGTCCTGGGGTACCGGCACTTCTGCAACAAGGTGTGGAACGGGGCGCGCTTTGTCCTGCGGGCGCTGGGGCCCGactaccgcccccccccccgacctgcAG tgccgtggccggccagggctgggggagcgcTGGGTGCTGAGCCGGCTCAGCCGGGCAGTGGGGGTCTgcgggggggccctggggggcttCGACTTCCCCGCGGCCACCTCGGCCGTCCACGGCTTCTGGCTGTACGAGCTCTGCGACGTCTACCTG gaGTGCGTGAAGCCGGTGCTGGCCCGAGCGGCGTCCGCCCAGTCGGGGCACACAGTCGGGGGGgggtccgcccgcccgcccccccaaACCGctga